The Cloacibacillus sp. genome has a segment encoding these proteins:
- a CDS encoding argininosuccinate synthase produces the protein MMAPEKKGKVVLAYSGGLDTSVAIPWLHDQGYEVVTLTMHVGQQADDLEEIKAKAYSSGASKAYVVDLREAFIDTFVWPSLKANAVYQGVYPLNSALSRPMIAQALIWCAEKEGAVAVAHGCTGKGQDQVRIEVACNALNPDIEVLAPVRDWGFSREEEMDYAAAHNVPVPTTRKSPYSIDDNLWGRSIECGVLEDPWNEPPKDAYKLTVDPVDAPDEEVTVEITFEGGVPVAINGQKMGSIELIDFMNKTAGKAGYGRIDMVEDRLVGFKSREVYECPGALAIIHAHKKLETITLAKDVLKAKKELEVKFAELTYEGYWFSPLMEAIQAFMDSTQKSVNGTVRMKFYKGNCIVNGMKSDSSVYSKALATYSTGDIFDQSASVGFIKIWGMPIKTWRQTHKEKNINPIDSLVMQKGKDATK, from the coding sequence ATGATGGCACCGGAAAAAAAGGGAAAAGTAGTATTGGCTTACAGCGGCGGACTCGACACATCGGTGGCGATCCCCTGGCTTCACGACCAGGGATATGAGGTGGTCACGCTCACGATGCACGTCGGACAGCAGGCGGACGACCTGGAGGAGATAAAGGCGAAGGCCTACTCGTCCGGCGCTTCCAAGGCCTATGTCGTGGACCTCCGCGAGGCGTTCATCGATACATTCGTCTGGCCGTCGCTCAAGGCGAACGCCGTATACCAGGGAGTCTACCCGCTCAACTCGGCGCTCTCTCGTCCGATGATCGCCCAGGCGCTCATCTGGTGCGCCGAGAAGGAGGGCGCGGTCGCCGTCGCCCACGGCTGCACCGGTAAAGGGCAGGACCAGGTGCGTATCGAGGTTGCCTGTAACGCCCTGAATCCCGATATCGAAGTCCTCGCGCCCGTCCGCGACTGGGGCTTCTCACGCGAAGAGGAGATGGACTACGCCGCGGCGCACAACGTTCCCGTCCCGACGACGAGAAAGAGCCCCTATAGCATCGACGACAACCTCTGGGGTCGCTCCATCGAGTGCGGCGTCCTCGAAGACCCGTGGAACGAGCCGCCGAAAGACGCCTACAAACTGACCGTCGACCCCGTGGACGCGCCCGACGAGGAGGTCACGGTGGAGATAACGTTTGAGGGCGGCGTCCCCGTGGCGATCAACGGACAGAAGATGGGCTCCATCGAGCTGATTGACTTCATGAACAAGACGGCGGGCAAGGCCGGATACGGAAGAATAGACATGGTAGAAGACCGCCTTGTCGGCTTTAAAAGCCGTGAAGTCTACGAATGCCCCGGCGCTCTCGCGATCATCCACGCGCACAAAAAGCTGGAGACGATCACCCTCGCCAAGGACGTGCTGAAAGCCAAAAAAGAGCTGGAGGTCAAGTTCGCCGAACTCACCTACGAGGGCTACTGGTTCTCGCCGCTCATGGAGGCGATACAGGCCTTCATGGACTCGACGCAGAAGTCCGTCAACGGTACCGTGAGGATGAAGTTCTACAAGGGCAACTGCATCGTCAACGGTATGAAGTCCGACAGTTCCGTCTACAGCAAGGCGCTCGCCACCTACTCAACGGGAGACATCTTCGACCAGTCGGCCTCCGTCGGATTCATCAAGATCTGGGGCATGCCGATCAAGACCTGGCGTCAGACCCACAAGGAAAAGAACATCAACCCGATAGACAGCCTCGTGATGCAGAAGGGCAAAGACGCGACAAAATAA